A window of the Acidovorax sp. YS12 genome harbors these coding sequences:
- a CDS encoding TonB-dependent siderophore receptor, producing MPTSNRHLARRRAGGRLKPLAAAVALAAAFCALPGPAAAQAPAAASDSIPPGPLAEALNRFAQQSGTALVIDTARVRGLQSPGLQGRYGVEDGFAALLRGTGLALGKTDAGYVLVAAPQGAQAPAAAGGGAATATLREVTVTAQAERSATTEDTGSYAARGATLFKGAQSPKDIPQSVTVITRQQLDDQGLNTVTDALAQSPGTYFRKRPNGGSDVYLRGFSTDTLQYDGVPLKRYHSFGNDLSASSVYLDRIEVLRGAQGLLEGAGNPAGSVNLVRKRGLAERKVTVEGRMGSWDTYGTRVDAGGPLNAQGTLRGRAVLDYEDKKSFLDTVWDRNLNLYGALDLDITPDTTMGLGVAHARLKGNSTLYGGVPRFEDGQAIALPRSAYIGAGWNEATRRETQLFFDLSHRFNADWTLKASAVSLRDGYDATTAYENGEVATGGATVDGIGYVYDNASTNRGFDVHVDGRLNALGMAHEVVLGANYSKVKRDDRYTQYWVHAVYDVYQPNHDPLRFAAFNPSEIWDQNYDVTQKGVYGLWRSHLSERATLMAGGRASWYDYTGHGISQVDGHQSSSAMQESGNFTPYGGFVYALTPQWSAYASYAAIFNPQSATDARRQVLPPMTGKAYEAGVKGELLDGALDVSMAAFRIDQNNRAVTDYGSPKICGSGGASYCSKPAGKVRIEGFEMEAHGELARGLQVSGGYTYSRNKYVQDANSALMGTPFDYLMPRHLLRLWTGYRLPGDLSAWHVGGGLAYRSAQRTNSTTKPNPVQGGYTVWGARVAYQVSTAWSVALNIDNLFDKRYYGNIDSDYWSSYVGEPRKFLLTLRGSF from the coding sequence ATGCCGACATCCAACCGACACCTTGCCCGGCGCCGCGCTGGCGGGCGCCTCAAGCCCCTGGCCGCCGCAGTGGCGCTGGCCGCCGCCTTCTGCGCCTTGCCCGGCCCCGCCGCCGCGCAGGCCCCGGCGGCCGCGAGCGACAGCATTCCGCCCGGCCCGCTGGCCGAGGCGCTCAACCGCTTCGCCCAGCAAAGCGGCACCGCGCTGGTGATCGACACGGCCAGGGTGCGCGGCCTGCAGTCGCCGGGGCTGCAGGGGCGCTACGGCGTGGAGGACGGCTTTGCCGCGCTGCTGCGCGGCACCGGGCTGGCGCTGGGCAAGACGGACGCGGGCTATGTGCTGGTGGCCGCGCCGCAAGGCGCCCAGGCGCCAGCGGCGGCCGGGGGCGGTGCGGCAACCGCCACGCTGCGCGAGGTGACGGTGACCGCGCAGGCCGAGCGCAGCGCCACCACGGAGGACACCGGCAGCTATGCGGCGCGAGGCGCAACCTTGTTCAAAGGCGCGCAATCGCCCAAGGACATTCCGCAGTCGGTCACGGTCATCACGCGCCAGCAGCTCGACGATCAAGGGCTGAACACCGTCACTGATGCATTGGCCCAATCCCCAGGCACCTATTTCCGCAAGCGTCCCAATGGCGGCAGCGACGTGTATCTGCGCGGTTTCTCGACGGACACGCTGCAATACGACGGCGTACCGCTCAAGCGGTATCACAGCTTCGGCAACGACTTGAGCGCCAGCTCCGTGTATCTGGATCGCATCGAGGTATTGCGCGGCGCACAAGGGCTGCTCGAAGGTGCGGGCAATCCGGCCGGCTCGGTCAACCTGGTGCGCAAGCGCGGCCTGGCCGAGCGCAAGGTCACCGTGGAAGGCCGTATGGGTTCCTGGGACACCTACGGCACCCGCGTGGACGCGGGCGGGCCGCTGAACGCGCAAGGCACGCTGCGCGGCCGTGCCGTGCTCGATTACGAGGACAAGAAGTCCTTCCTCGATACCGTATGGGATCGCAATTTGAATCTCTATGGGGCACTCGATCTGGACATCACACCGGACACCACGATGGGCCTGGGCGTTGCCCACGCGCGGCTCAAGGGCAACAGCACGCTGTACGGCGGCGTCCCCCGCTTTGAAGACGGGCAGGCCATTGCGCTGCCCCGCTCTGCCTATATCGGCGCGGGGTGGAATGAGGCGACCCGGCGCGAGACACAGCTTTTCTTCGACCTGTCGCACCGCTTCAATGCCGATTGGACGCTGAAGGCCAGCGCGGTGAGCCTGCGCGATGGCTACGACGCCACCACCGCCTACGAAAACGGAGAGGTCGCTACAGGGGGAGCGACAGTGGATGGCATCGGCTACGTCTACGACAACGCTTCAACGAACCGGGGCTTTGACGTCCATGTCGACGGCAGGTTGAATGCCCTCGGCATGGCGCACGAGGTGGTGCTCGGGGCCAACTACTCGAAGGTAAAACGCGATGACCGCTATACCCAATACTGGGTTCACGCGGTCTATGACGTGTACCAGCCCAACCATGATCCGCTTCGGTTCGCTGCGTTCAATCCATCCGAGATCTGGGATCAGAACTACGACGTCACGCAGAAAGGGGTCTATGGCCTGTGGCGCAGCCACCTGAGCGAGCGGGCAACGCTGATGGCCGGCGGGCGGGCAAGCTGGTATGACTACACAGGTCACGGCATCAGCCAGGTCGATGGCCATCAATCGTCGAGTGCCATGCAGGAAAGCGGCAACTTCACGCCCTATGGCGGCTTCGTCTATGCCTTGACGCCCCAATGGTCGGCCTATGCCAGCTATGCGGCCATCTTCAATCCGCAGAGCGCGACCGATGCCCGGCGGCAAGTGTTGCCGCCGATGACCGGCAAAGCCTACGAAGCAGGCGTCAAGGGCGAATTGCTGGATGGCGCATTGGACGTGTCGATGGCCGCTTTCCGCATCGACCAGAACAACCGGGCCGTTACCGACTACGGCTCGCCGAAGATCTGCGGGAGCGGCGGTGCCAGCTATTGCTCCAAGCCTGCGGGGAAGGTGCGCATCGAAGGATTCGAGATGGAGGCTCACGGTGAACTGGCGCGGGGCTTGCAGGTCAGCGGCGGCTATACCTACAGCCGCAACAAGTATGTGCAGGATGCGAACAGCGCCTTGATGGGCACGCCCTTTGACTATCTGATGCCCCGCCACCTGCTGCGCCTGTGGACTGGCTACCGCTTACCCGGCGACCTGAGCGCCTGGCATGTGGGCGGCGGCCTGGCCTACCG